Proteins found in one Herbiconiux sp. A18JL235 genomic segment:
- a CDS encoding LysR substrate-binding domain-containing protein codes for MFDPTLLATFLAVAETHSFTRAAEQLGLSQPTVSQQVRKLEAAAGRILISRDTRDLVLTDNGDAMAGFARTILAANAAASSYFTGSAMRGKLRFGAADDLAATQLPRILRHFRQLHPQINLELTVNQSVPLYRRLKSGHLDLIFIKQIPDAHDGAIPETGTIVRRDTLVWMAEERTLLEPGEPVPLIAYQAPSISRTLAIEALEAAGRTWRITCNTREVNGLLAAVRAGIGIAPHPHTLIPDDLVKVSNRFSLPDLGEVDFTLLSNPSAPVEAVEALKSAIMARALNRTT; via the coding sequence ATGTTCGACCCCACGCTCCTCGCGACCTTCCTCGCCGTCGCCGAGACGCACAGCTTCACCCGCGCCGCCGAGCAGCTCGGCCTCAGCCAGCCCACCGTGAGTCAGCAGGTGCGCAAGCTCGAGGCGGCAGCCGGGCGCATCCTCATCAGTCGCGACACCCGCGACCTGGTGCTCACCGACAACGGAGACGCGATGGCTGGTTTCGCGCGCACCATCCTGGCCGCGAACGCCGCGGCGTCGAGCTACTTCACCGGTTCGGCGATGCGCGGCAAGCTCCGCTTCGGCGCCGCCGACGACCTGGCGGCCACGCAGCTCCCGCGCATCCTGCGTCATTTCCGGCAGCTGCACCCGCAGATTAACCTCGAACTCACGGTGAATCAGAGCGTGCCGCTGTACCGGCGGCTGAAATCGGGGCACCTCGATCTCATCTTCATCAAGCAGATCCCGGATGCGCACGACGGCGCCATTCCCGAGACCGGCACCATCGTGCGCCGCGACACGCTCGTGTGGATGGCGGAGGAGCGCACCTTGCTCGAGCCCGGCGAGCCGGTGCCGCTCATCGCCTACCAGGCGCCGTCGATCAGTCGCACGCTCGCCATCGAGGCGCTGGAGGCCGCCGGGCGCACCTGGCGCATCACCTGCAACACCCGCGAGGTGAACGGGCTGCTGGCCGCGGTGCGTGCGGGTATCGGCATCGCCCCGCACCCGCACACGCTCATTCCCGACGACCTGGTGAAGGTGAGCAACCGCTTCTCACTGCCCGATCTCGGGGAGGTCGACTTCACGCTTCTGTCGAACCCTTCGGCGCCGGTGGAGGCGGTGGAGGCGCTGAAGTCGGCGATCATGGCGCGGGCGCTCAACCGCACGACATGA
- a CDS encoding DUF1707 domain-containing protein has protein sequence MSAYDDPASASIRLSNADRDAAVAALSAAQADGRITPDEYGERSAAAQRAVTRGDLAPLFTDLPESAHPSTGAGTAAPSGPPAFAPSAAPAAGYGQGGYGQGGYGGDPQSGYADAARRRQPLGGTAGVVAVSVMPFIALGLFFVCGYLIPDGFRWSWVFFALIPIAGIVVYGGGGRRGYYDRD, from the coding sequence ATGTCAGCCTACGACGATCCCGCCTCCGCCTCGATCCGCCTCAGCAACGCCGATCGCGACGCGGCGGTCGCCGCGCTCTCCGCAGCACAGGCCGATGGTCGCATCACCCCCGACGAGTACGGCGAGCGTTCGGCGGCGGCGCAGCGCGCGGTCACCCGGGGCGACCTCGCCCCGCTGTTCACCGACCTGCCGGAGTCGGCCCATCCGTCGACGGGAGCCGGCACGGCAGCACCCTCGGGGCCCCCGGCCTTCGCCCCCAGCGCCGCTCCCGCCGCCGGCTACGGCCAGGGTGGCTACGGCCAGGGAGGCTACGGCGGCGACCCGCAATCCGGCTACGCCGACGCTGCGCGTCGTCGGCAGCCGCTCGGCGGCACCGCCGGGGTGGTAGCGGTGAGCGTCATGCCCTTCATCGCCCTCGGCCTGTTCTTCGTCTGCGGCTACCTCATCCCCGACGGGTTCCGCTGGTCGTGGGTGTTCTTCGCCCTCATCCCCATCGCGGGCATCGTCGTCTACGGCGGCGGTGGCCGCCGCGGCTACTACGACCGCGACTAG
- a CDS encoding MFS transporter, producing MTAIAAPSPATEPITVLSAPPPWKHTLLSLGVRNYRIFAGTSLVALTALWMQRIAQDWLVLQLSGSVVAVGITTALQFAPMLVLGLVGGLIVDRYPKRTLLIITQSASVLTSGVLAVLALTGTIEVWHVYLVAVVLGLITVVDNPARQVFTNELVGPSLLRNAISLNSSTFQLGALVGPALSGALLVAVGAGWAFGINAIACALVVVALTRLNTAELHRAPRAARAKGQLREGIRYAVRKPAILWTLVLLAVLAVFAQNLPVLLAAYADTVFGTGAGGYGVFNSLVAVGALTGALLSTRRRSVSLRTVVVATAAYGALQAIAGLLPGQLAFSASLVLVGFSWLLFITAANTLVQMSTNMGVRGRVMALYMLVLLGGQAIGGPLMGAFVEHAGAQLGMVVSGGVPVLVAGVVAAVLWRRGLLRAP from the coding sequence GTGACCGCCATAGCCGCTCCCTCGCCCGCCACCGAACCCATCACCGTCCTCAGTGCCCCGCCACCCTGGAAGCACACGCTCCTCTCGCTCGGCGTCCGCAACTACCGCATCTTCGCCGGCACCTCGCTCGTCGCCCTCACCGCCCTGTGGATGCAGCGCATCGCCCAGGACTGGCTCGTGCTGCAGCTCTCGGGCAGCGTCGTCGCCGTCGGCATCACGACGGCCCTGCAGTTCGCGCCGATGCTCGTGCTCGGCCTCGTGGGCGGCCTGATCGTCGACCGCTACCCGAAGCGCACGCTGCTCATCATCACGCAGAGCGCCTCAGTGCTCACGAGCGGCGTGCTCGCGGTGCTCGCGCTCACCGGCACGATCGAGGTGTGGCACGTCTACCTGGTGGCGGTGGTGCTCGGGCTCATCACTGTCGTCGACAACCCGGCACGCCAGGTGTTCACGAACGAGCTCGTGGGGCCGAGCCTGCTGCGCAACGCGATCAGCCTGAACTCCTCCACCTTCCAGCTCGGCGCCCTCGTCGGGCCGGCCCTGAGCGGTGCACTGCTGGTCGCCGTCGGCGCGGGCTGGGCCTTCGGCATCAACGCCATCGCCTGTGCCCTCGTGGTCGTCGCACTCACCCGCCTGAACACGGCGGAGCTGCACCGCGCACCGCGGGCGGCGAGGGCGAAGGGGCAACTGCGCGAGGGCATCCGCTACGCCGTGCGCAAGCCCGCCATCCTGTGGACCCTCGTGCTCCTCGCTGTGCTCGCCGTCTTCGCGCAGAACCTCCCCGTGCTTCTCGCCGCCTACGCCGACACCGTGTTCGGCACGGGCGCCGGCGGATACGGCGTGTTCAACTCGCTGGTGGCGGTGGGTGCGCTCACCGGGGCGCTGCTGTCGACCCGGCGTCGCTCGGTGAGCCTCCGCACCGTCGTCGTCGCCACGGCCGCCTACGGAGCATTGCAGGCCATCGCCGGGCTGCTGCCCGGGCAGCTCGCGTTCTCGGCGTCGCTCGTGCTGGTGGGGTTCAGTTGGCTGCTGTTCATCACCGCCGCCAACACCCTGGTGCAGATGTCGACCAACATGGGGGTGCGCGGGCGCGTGATGGCGCTCTACATGCTGGTGCTGCTCGGCGGCCAGGCCATCGGAGGACCGCTGATGGGCGCCTTCGTCGAGCATGCGGGTGCGCAGCTCGGCATGGTGGTGTCGGGCGGGGTGCCCGTGCTGGTGGCCGGAGTCGTCGCCGCGGTGCTGTGGCGCAGGGGGCTGCTCCGCGCACCGTGA
- a CDS encoding Lrp/AsnC family transcriptional regulator: protein MDALDHRIIDLLKINSRSGYGDIGQVIGLSASAVKRRIDRLVADNVITGFTIQVNPALDGTVTEAYVELFCRGTVAPAELKRILSGVPEVVDAGTVTGSADAIVHIRSRDIPGLEDALERVRIAPNVDHTRSAIVLSNLIRR, encoded by the coding sequence ATGGACGCTTTGGATCACCGCATCATCGACCTGCTGAAGATCAATTCCCGCAGCGGCTACGGCGACATCGGCCAGGTGATCGGGCTCTCGGCTTCGGCGGTGAAGCGCCGCATCGACAGGCTGGTCGCCGACAACGTGATCACCGGGTTCACGATCCAGGTCAACCCCGCTCTCGACGGCACGGTCACCGAGGCCTACGTCGAACTGTTCTGCCGGGGCACGGTGGCGCCTGCCGAGCTGAAGCGCATCCTCTCGGGAGTGCCGGAGGTGGTGGACGCGGGAACCGTCACCGGAAGCGCCGACGCCATCGTGCACATCAGGTCGCGCGACATCCCGGGCCTCGAGGATGCTCTCGAGCGAGTGCGCATCGCCCCGAACGTCGACCACACACGCAGCGCGATCGTGCTGTCGAACCTCATCCGTCGCTGA
- a CDS encoding DMT family transporter yields MTNERMHDPTAARRRTVGAATQLGTEVTINLGSALAGLVIPIVGSFVVVAARQVVMAAVVLPFYRPTLAGLRWRRLWPAVALGFTLAVMNLAFYQSVHLLGLGIAATIEFLGPLTLALVASRRLLDVLCAVAAGAGVVLLTGPGGDVDVLGVALALTAAAAWAAYIVLTRSVATRLPGLEGLSVAGIVSLALLLPFAVATFDTAVVDLRVVALLVGVGLLSSAIPYSLDTFILRRITPRLYAIITAFGPVVAAVFGWLILNESFTVLEVIAIVLVCTAAGTAIATQRDRRTTQV; encoded by the coding sequence GTGACGAACGAACGGATGCACGACCCCACCGCGGCCCGCCGCCGCACCGTCGGGGCGGCCACGCAGCTCGGAACCGAGGTGACGATCAACCTCGGTTCCGCGCTGGCCGGCCTCGTCATCCCGATCGTCGGCTCGTTCGTGGTGGTCGCCGCCCGGCAGGTGGTGATGGCCGCCGTCGTGCTCCCGTTCTACCGCCCCACCCTCGCCGGGCTCCGCTGGCGGAGGCTCTGGCCGGCGGTGGCCCTCGGGTTCACGCTCGCGGTGATGAACCTCGCCTTCTACCAGTCGGTGCACCTGCTGGGGCTGGGGATCGCCGCGACCATCGAGTTCCTCGGCCCGCTCACCCTCGCCCTCGTCGCGAGCCGTCGCCTGCTCGACGTTCTCTGCGCCGTCGCCGCCGGGGCAGGCGTCGTGCTTCTCACCGGGCCGGGCGGCGACGTCGACGTGCTGGGTGTCGCACTCGCCCTCACCGCCGCAGCCGCGTGGGCGGCCTACATCGTGCTCACGAGGAGCGTCGCCACGCGACTGCCCGGCCTCGAGGGCTTGAGCGTCGCGGGTATCGTGAGCCTCGCACTGCTGCTCCCGTTCGCCGTCGCCACCTTCGACACGGCCGTCGTCGACCTTCGGGTCGTTGCCCTCCTCGTGGGGGTGGGTCTGCTCTCGTCGGCGATCCCCTACAGCCTCGACACGTTCATCCTGCGACGCATCACCCCCCGGCTCTATGCCATCATCACGGCGTTCGGGCCGGTGGTGGCAGCGGTGTTCGGCTGGCTCATCCTGAACGAGAGCTTCACAGTGCTCGAGGTGATCGCCATCGTGCTGGTGTGCACCGCCGCCGGAACGGCGATCGCGACCCAGCGCGATCGCCGAACCACACAGGTGTGA
- a CDS encoding carbohydrate kinase: MTTTLLAIGESLVDVVEHPDDRGTAEHPGGSPLNIAFGAARLGLPSTLLTEIGSDARGRAIVDHLATAGVTLDPSSLRDEPTSSATAVLQADGSARYVFDLRWSLPEGAALPPASIVHTGSIAAFLEPGGSQIAERLRVATAAATSAEPPVITFDPNMRPSIITDHAAALARFGEIAGLATLVKLSDEDAAWLYPDASSLDDAIDSILALGPALVVVTRGGEGAVLATAAERVAVPGRPVAVVDTIGAGDSFMSALIVQLARMLDAGTSPGRLRDGSAFDAAALVELGDFAARCAAITVSRAGANPPTTADLA; this comes from the coding sequence ATGACCACCACCCTGCTGGCCATCGGCGAGTCGCTCGTCGACGTCGTCGAGCATCCCGATGACCGCGGCACAGCGGAGCACCCCGGTGGCTCCCCGCTCAACATCGCTTTCGGCGCCGCCCGTCTCGGCCTGCCCTCGACGCTCCTCACCGAGATCGGATCGGACGCGCGGGGTCGCGCCATCGTCGACCACCTCGCCACGGCGGGGGTGACCCTCGACCCGAGTTCACTGCGCGACGAGCCGACCTCCTCGGCCACCGCCGTGCTGCAGGCCGACGGGTCGGCCCGTTACGTGTTCGACCTGCGCTGGTCGCTGCCGGAGGGCGCTGCACTCCCGCCCGCCTCGATCGTGCACACCGGGTCGATCGCGGCGTTCCTCGAACCAGGGGGCTCGCAGATCGCCGAGCGGCTGCGAGTCGCGACCGCAGCGGCGACCTCGGCCGAACCCCCGGTCATCACCTTCGATCCGAACATGCGCCCGTCGATCATCACCGACCACGCTGCCGCGCTCGCCCGCTTCGGTGAGATCGCCGGGCTCGCAACTCTGGTGAAGCTCTCCGACGAAGACGCCGCGTGGCTGTACCCCGACGCCTCGTCTCTCGACGACGCGATCGACAGCATCCTCGCCCTCGGCCCCGCACTCGTGGTCGTCACCCGGGGTGGCGAGGGGGCGGTGCTCGCCACCGCCGCCGAACGCGTCGCCGTGCCGGGCCGACCGGTCGCTGTGGTCGACACGATCGGTGCCGGCGACTCGTTCATGAGCGCGCTCATCGTGCAGCTGGCCCGGATGCTCGACGCCGGCACCTCGCCGGGCCGCCTCCGCGACGGCTCGGCCTTCGACGCCGCGGCGCTCGTCGAACTCGGTGACTTCGCCGCCCGCTGCGCCGCCATCACGGTCTCGCGCGCCGGCGCCAACCCGCCCACCACCGCCGACCTGGCCTGA
- a CDS encoding DUF3097 domain-containing protein: MPSDPSARFGADRYGADVLADYKRRPAPVALPEVEAEFDLVVEEVASDFCGSVVSVDGRLVELEDRRGKRRTFPLGAGYLFEGTPVKLVAPKSAAAKAAAAGKLVRTASGSIAGPEQPARVARASRIYVEGRHDAELVEKIWGDDLRGEGVVVEYLEGVDDLDAVVREFAPSRERRIGVLVDHLVAGSKESRIAEAVARGPYGAHVLVVGHPFVDIWQSVTPKALGIRAWPTVPRTMEWKHGICEAFGWPHADQADIARAWKRILSRANSYTDLEPVLLGRVEQLIDFVTEPV; this comes from the coding sequence GTGCCTTCAGACCCCTCCGCTCGTTTCGGCGCAGACCGCTACGGAGCGGATGTGCTCGCCGACTACAAGCGCCGCCCGGCCCCCGTCGCTCTTCCCGAGGTGGAGGCCGAGTTCGACCTCGTCGTCGAGGAGGTGGCGAGCGACTTCTGCGGCAGCGTCGTGAGCGTCGACGGGCGCCTGGTGGAGCTCGAAGACCGGAGAGGCAAGCGCCGTACCTTCCCGCTCGGCGCGGGTTACCTGTTCGAGGGCACCCCGGTGAAGCTCGTGGCACCGAAGTCCGCCGCGGCGAAGGCGGCAGCGGCCGGCAAGCTCGTGCGCACGGCGTCGGGGTCGATCGCGGGGCCCGAGCAGCCGGCGCGGGTCGCCCGTGCGAGCCGCATCTACGTGGAGGGCCGGCACGACGCCGAGCTGGTTGAGAAGATCTGGGGCGACGACCTGCGCGGCGAGGGCGTCGTCGTCGAGTACCTCGAAGGTGTCGACGACCTCGACGCGGTCGTGCGCGAGTTCGCGCCGAGCCGCGAGCGGCGCATCGGCGTGCTCGTCGACCACCTCGTCGCCGGCTCGAAGGAGAGCCGCATCGCCGAGGCCGTGGCGCGCGGGCCGTACGGGGCCCACGTGCTCGTGGTGGGGCATCCGTTCGTCGACATCTGGCAGTCGGTGACGCCGAAGGCGCTCGGCATCAGGGCGTGGCCCACCGTGCCGCGCACGATGGAGTGGAAGCACGGCATCTGCGAGGCCTTCGGCTGGCCGCACGCCGACCAGGCCGACATCGCCAGGGCCTGGAAGCGCATCCTGTCGCGGGCCAACAGCTACACCGATCTCGAACCGGTGCTGCTGGGTCGGGTGGAGCAGCTGATCGACTTCGTGACGGAGCCTGTCTAG
- a CDS encoding GntR family transcriptional regulator, whose amino-acid sequence MAGRGGGAAGGGGAAAGGGADARGGVGGGLGFVVEIDARSGVAPFEQLRVEIRDAIAEGTLSAGARLPTVRALASELGLAANTVARTYKELEADKLIETRGRSGSFVSFSDDPARRELEQAARGYAARAAALGISRADALSVVTAALDAPRD is encoded by the coding sequence ATGGCGGGGAGAGGTGGGGGTGCCGCAGGTGGTGGCGGTGCTGCTGCGGGTGGCGGTGCGGATGCGCGGGGCGGCGTCGGCGGCGGTCTCGGCTTCGTCGTGGAGATCGACGCCCGGAGCGGCGTGGCGCCGTTCGAGCAGCTGCGGGTGGAGATCCGCGACGCGATCGCCGAGGGGACACTGAGCGCGGGCGCCCGCCTGCCCACCGTGCGGGCTCTCGCCTCCGAACTCGGCCTCGCGGCGAACACGGTCGCCCGCACCTACAAGGAGCTCGAGGCCGACAAGCTCATCGAGACCCGCGGACGATCGGGGTCGTTCGTCTCGTTCAGCGACGACCCGGCCCGGCGCGAGCTGGAGCAGGCCGCCCGCGGCTATGCGGCCCGCGCCGCCGCACTCGGCATCTCGCGGGCTGATGCCCTCAGCGTGGTGACCGCGGCGCTCGACGCCCCGCGCGACTGA
- a CDS encoding endonuclease/exonuclease/phosphatase family protein, with protein MRRELNIVSYNLRKHHASGELADLSSLYDIDVLCLQECDTGDMPQQIKHLELADSTKTNRLGLAIYYRTSRFELHATRVFALRKSMHDRVMAPAHERLLAAKLFDKEIGKEILVGSFHAAPLTASNSLRRKQIAAAHSALRIMGPGLPTVMVGDYNYPWFRNNLSERMEESGYLLSFSDKPTYARYKYFKGHFDFVTSAHTRIESIDTLPQGESDHLPILVRAGVED; from the coding sequence ATGCGACGAGAACTGAACATCGTCAGCTACAACCTGCGCAAGCATCACGCGAGCGGCGAGCTCGCCGACCTGAGTTCCCTCTACGACATCGACGTGCTCTGCCTCCAGGAGTGCGACACCGGCGACATGCCTCAGCAAATCAAGCACCTGGAGCTCGCCGACTCCACGAAGACGAACCGCCTGGGCCTCGCCATCTACTACCGCACCTCGCGCTTCGAGCTGCACGCCACCCGCGTCTTCGCTCTGCGCAAGTCGATGCACGACCGTGTGATGGCACCTGCGCACGAGCGCCTGCTCGCCGCGAAGCTCTTCGACAAGGAGATCGGCAAGGAGATCCTGGTGGGGTCGTTCCACGCCGCGCCGCTCACCGCCTCGAACTCGCTGCGGCGCAAGCAGATCGCCGCGGCTCACAGCGCTCTGCGCATCATGGGGCCCGGGCTGCCGACGGTGATGGTCGGCGACTACAACTACCCGTGGTTCCGCAACAACCTCAGCGAGCGCATGGAGGAGTCGGGTTACCTGCTCTCGTTCAGCGACAAGCCCACCTACGCCCGCTACAAGTACTTCAAGGGGCACTTCGACTTCGTCACGAGCGCCCACACCCGCATCGAGTCGATCGACACCCTCCCGCAGGGCGAGAGCGATCACCTGCCCATCCTGGTGCGCGCGGGCGTCGAAGACTGA
- a CDS encoding GntR family transcriptional regulator, translated as MAVSSEAGSRVDDAYEWLLAEITGFRLRSGSPLSENRLASQLGISRTPVREALQRLEKEGLVKRTDNARFTVSQLTATEVNDACDLLELLDTYICRKASSTLTDSEARKLKGYVDDMYAAAANDDRAAWALADQLFHRYANALSGNVLVAETVRETRRRIQRFWLRAASMQSRLRSCAEEYDELYQAMVAGDAAAIEPAVKKHIGHMRERMLEMIAAAAILLGDD; from the coding sequence ATGGCGGTTTCATCTGAAGCAGGGAGTCGCGTCGACGACGCGTACGAGTGGTTGCTCGCCGAGATCACCGGTTTCCGGCTCAGGTCGGGGTCGCCGCTGTCGGAGAACCGACTGGCGAGCCAGCTCGGCATCTCCCGCACCCCGGTGCGCGAAGCGCTGCAGCGCCTCGAGAAGGAGGGGCTCGTCAAGCGCACCGACAATGCGCGATTCACGGTGTCGCAGCTCACCGCCACAGAGGTGAACGACGCCTGCGACCTGCTCGAACTCCTCGACACCTACATCTGCCGCAAGGCCTCCTCGACCCTCACCGACTCCGAGGCCAGGAAGCTCAAGGGCTACGTCGACGACATGTACGCGGCGGCCGCGAACGACGACCGTGCCGCCTGGGCGCTCGCCGACCAGCTCTTCCACCGCTACGCGAACGCGCTCTCGGGCAACGTGCTGGTCGCCGAGACCGTGCGCGAGACCCGCCGTCGCATCCAGCGGTTCTGGCTGCGCGCGGCATCGATGCAGAGCCGGCTGCGCTCCTGCGCCGAGGAGTACGACGAGCTGTACCAGGCGATGGTCGCGGGCGATGCCGCCGCCATCGAACCCGCCGTGAAGAAGCACATCGGGCACATGCGCGAGCGCATGCTCGAGATGATCGCCGCTGCCGCCATACTGCTCGGCGACGACTGA